The Zonotrichia albicollis isolate bZonAlb1 chromosome 9, bZonAlb1.hap1, whole genome shotgun sequence genome has a window encoding:
- the LOC141730223 gene encoding Fc receptor-like protein 4 has product MTLTQPCPFSLPAQTLGLAGAQTTQLLVEPPWRPAVLWDRVTLTCQGSGTAGDTTWYKDGQPWWQEGGNNFTVTESDTYTCERPGSGCSLPVNVSDDQLVLQVPARALLEGETLTLRCRYRQEKSATLVFYREETEVRTLYNGTELSLSPLQLNHSGRYHCKAWVINGVSKGWEESVPVTVTVHVPVANTIITLGTLSHQVRAGDPVTLRCLVQVGSAPVTFTWLHNGQEVAQGPLLELRAVNVGHSGTYQCMATNQLGHDGHRVFRTLSQEVALLVTPWVIRDTVAAGVGWALFFLLLLVGVIVAWHRWHRVAARKQHERPCPDPPAHPEEGEVVYTHVVSTKHVQWPSGITDHQ; this is encoded by the exons atgaccctcacccagccctgtcccttctcccttccagcccagaccctcggcctcgctg gtgcccagaccacccagctcctggtggagcccccctggaggccggcggtgctgtgggaccgggtgacactgacctgccagggctcggggacaGCTGGTGacaccacctggtacaaggatgggcagccctggtggcaggagggaggCAACAACTTCACTGTCACCGAGAGTGACACCTACACGTGTGAGAGACCTGGAAGTGGGTGCAGCCTGCCCGTGAACGTCTCAGACG accagctggtgctgcaggtgccggcgcgggcactgctggagggggaaACGCTGACACTGCGCTGCCGGTACAGGCAGGAGAAGTCAGCCACTCTGGTGTTCTACCGCGAGGAGACAGAAGTGAGGACGCTCTACAATGGgaccgagctgtccctgtcccctctgcagctgaaccacagcGGCCGCTACCACTGCAAGGCCTGGGTGATCAACGGGGTATCAAAGGGATGGGAGGAGTCAGTgccggtgacagtgacagtgcatg TGCCCGTGGCCAATACCATCATCACCCTTGGCACCCTATCACACCAGGTGCGTGCAGGTGACCCCGTGACCCTGCGCTGCTTGGttcaggtgggctcagcccctgtcactttcacctggctgcacaatgggcaggaggtggcccagggtcccctcctggagctcagggcagtcaatgtgggacattcgggcacctaccagtgcatggccaccaaccagctgggacatgATGGGCACCGTGTGTTCCGGACACTCAGCCAAGAAGTAGCCCTGTTGGTGACACCGTGGGTAATCAGGGACACAG tggccgCAGGTGTCGGTTGGgcccttttcttcctgctgctgctcgtgGGGGTCATTGTGGCCTGGCACCGGTGGCACCgtgtgg ctgccaGAAAGCAGCATGAAAG GCCCTGCCCTGATCCCCCGGCCCACCCAGAGGAGGGAGAGGTTGTGTACACCCACGTTGTGAGCACCAAACATGTGCAGT GGCCCTCAGGCATCACCGACCACCAGTAA
- the LOC141730006 gene encoding uncharacterized protein LOC141730006 isoform X2, which yields MPAVLWDRVTLTCQGSGTASAATRYKDRQHCWQGRNTVCVTKSGIYTFDRPGRGLSPPVRLLDAAPQWPLQVQGLGGILGMAGVSASASLLALLSAGAGASPRAHCGVPPDSQLPQHPQPPAALSPPPARVLLGRAGGGGPAEVLLVPAMGGLSSRNYSCEVCPEGGAVPNSSARLHIAVPMPVDNATITPSVLEVTLPETGTHRDTVAAGVGGALLFLLLLVAVIVAWHWWHRVDARKHQERAPPDPLAPPVEDPQATYMELRRQPWEPSDIYGNLHQKL from the exons atgccggcagtgctgtgggaccgggtgaccctgacctgccagggctcggggactGCCAGTGCCGCCACGAGGTACAAGGACAGGCAGCACTGTTGGCAGGGACGCAACACTGTGTGTGTCACCAAGAGTGGCATCTACACGTTTGACAGACCCGGCAGGGGGCTCAGCCCCCCCGTGAGACTCCTAGACG ctgcaccacagtGGCCACTACAGGTGCAGGGGCTGGGTGGGATCCTGGGCATGGCAGGAGTCAGCGCCAGTGCCAGTCTACT agctcttctcAGTGCCGGTGCTGGAGCATCCCCCCGAGCCCACTGTGGGGTcccccctgactctcagctgcctcagcacccccagccccctgcggccCTGAGCCCCCCTCCTGCACGTGTTCTACTGGGACGAgcaggtggtggggggcccgcagaggtgctgctggtgcccgCCATGGGGGGCTTGTCCTCGAGGAATTACAGCTGTGAGGTGTGCCCCGAGGGCGGGGCCGTGCCGAACAGCAGCGCCCGGCTCCACATCGCGGTGCCCA TGCCCGTGgacaatgccaccatcacccccagtgtcctggaggtgacactgccggagacagggacacacagggacacag TGGCCGCAGGGGTCGGTGGGGcccttttgttcctgctcctgcttgtggctgtcattgtggcctggcactggtggcaccgtgtgg atgCCAGGAAGCACCAGGAAAG ggcccccccagaccccctggcacccccagtgGAGGATCCTCAGGCGACGTACATGGAGCTGCGAAGGCAACCATGGGAACCCAGTGACATCTACGGCAATCTACACCAAAAGTTGTGA
- the LOC141730006 gene encoding uncharacterized protein LOC141730006 isoform X1 produces the protein MAGVSASASLLALLSAGAGASPRAHCGVPPDSQLPQHPQPPAALSPPPARVLLGRAGGGGPAEVLLVPAMGGLSSRNYSCEVCPEGGAVPNSSARLHIAVPMPVDNATITPSVLEVTLPETGTHRDTVAAGVGGALLFLLLLVAVIVAWHWWHRVGPPQTPWHPQWRILRRRTWSCEGNHGNPVTSTAIYTKSCDALGSRKHWVTLGVLPPWLLWLPILPREVVMAQGEVAHGTLCYPFPLPVPPRASPSLCWYLQGLPSPVQVPKYPQRLHHSLPTALAVHPGLPHSPPTTPVPSCWKRGNWGGFLLKGFSGENEAQKWQYYI, from the exons ATGGCAGGAGTCAGCGCCAGTGCCAGTCTACT agctcttctcAGTGCCGGTGCTGGAGCATCCCCCCGAGCCCACTGTGGGGTcccccctgactctcagctgcctcagcacccccagccccctgcggccCTGAGCCCCCCTCCTGCACGTGTTCTACTGGGACGAgcaggtggtggggggcccgcagaggtgctgctggtgcccgCCATGGGGGGCTTGTCCTCGAGGAATTACAGCTGTGAGGTGTGCCCCGAGGGCGGGGCCGTGCCGAACAGCAGCGCCCGGCTCCACATCGCGGTGCCCA TGCCCGTGgacaatgccaccatcacccccagtgtcctggaggtgacactgccggagacagggacacacagggacacag TGGCCGCAGGGGTCGGTGGGGcccttttgttcctgctcctgcttgtggctgtcattgtggcctggcactggtggcaccgtgtgg ggcccccccagaccccctggcacccccagtgGAGGATCCTCAGGCGACGTACATGGAGCTGCGAAGGCAACCATGGGAACCCAGTGACATCTACGGCAATCTACACCAAAAGTTGTGATGCTCTGGGAAGCAGGAAGCACTGGGTGACTCTGGGGGTGCTCCCTCCATGGCTCCTGTGGTTGCCCATCCTTCCAAGGGAGGTGGTCATGGCTCAGGGGGAGGTAGCACATGGCACCCTGTGCTATCCATTTCCTCTCCCAGTACCCCCAAGGGCTTCCCCATCCCTTTGCTGGTACCTGCAGGGGCTCCCCAGCCCCGTCCAAGTGCCCAAGTACCCTCAGAGACTGCACCATTCTCTCCCCACAGCGCTTGCAGTGCACCCAGGGCttccccattcccctcccaCTACCCCTGTCCCATCCTGCTGGAAAAGGGGGAACTGGGGAGGATTCTTGCTGAAAGGTTTCTCGGGTGAAAATGAAGCACAAAAGTGGCAATATTATATCTGA
- the LOC141730224 gene encoding olfactory receptor 14C36-like: MSNSSSIRHFLLLALADTRQLQLLHFCLLLGISLAALLGNGLIISAVACGHHLHTPMFFFLLNLALADLGSICTTVPKAMHNSLWDTRNISYTGCAAQLFLFVFFISAEFSLLTIMCYDRYVSICKPLHYGTLLGSRACAHMAAAAWASAFLHALLHTANTFSLPLCHGNALGQFFCEIPQILKLSCSKSYLRELKLIVVSAFLLFGCFVFMVFSYVQIFRAVLRIPSEQGRHKAFSTCLPHLAVVTLFLSTDIFAHLKPPSMSSPSLDLALSVLYSVVPPALNPLIYSLRNQELKHGIRKMMTGCFSEGIKYPFCTA; encoded by the coding sequence atgtccaacagcagctccatcaggcacttcctcctgctggcattggcagatacgcggcagctgcagctcctgcacttctgcctcttgctgggcatctccctggcagccctcctgggcaacggcctcatcatcagcgccgtagcctgcggccaccacctgcacacgcccatgttcttcttcctgctcaatcTGGCCCTcgctgacctgggctccatctgcaccactgtccccaaagccatgcacaattccctctgggacaccaggaacatctcctacactggatgtgctgctcagctctttctgtttgtatttttcatttctgccgaattttccctcctgactatcatgtgctatgaccgctatgtgtccatctgcaaacccctgcactacgggaccctcctgggcagcagagcttgtgcccacatggcagcagctgcctgggccagtgcctttctccatgctctgctgcacacagccaatacattttccctgcccctgtgccatggcaatgccctgggccagttcttctgtgaaatcccacagatcctcaagctctcctgctccaaatcctacctcagggaacttaAGCTCATTGTAGTTAGTGCTTTTCTGTTATTTGGTTGCtttgtgttcatggttttctcctatgtgcagatcttcagggctgtgctgaggatcccctctgagcagggacggcacaaagccttttccacctgcctccctcacctggctgtggtcactctgttcctcagcactgatATATTTGCACActtgaagcccccctccatgtcctccccatccctggatctggccctgtcagttctgtactcggtggtgcctccagccctgaaccccctcatctacagcctgaggaaccaggagctcaagcaTGGCATAAGAAAaatgatgactggatgcttttcAGAAGGAATAAAGTACCCCTTTTGTACAGCATAA